A single region of the Changchengzhania lutea genome encodes:
- a CDS encoding winged helix-turn-helix domain-containing protein, whose protein sequence is MSYKIKSRIWIESKEHVLLGEGRVQLLKAIGETGSLSKAAKSLGLSYKKAWHLIDSVNKTAIKPVTISSTGGKGGGGAELTDYGKALIIAFDEINKNCWAFLDKELEKIKQL, encoded by the coding sequence ATGAGTTATAAAATTAAAAGCAGAATCTGGATTGAGTCTAAAGAGCATGTACTTTTAGGAGAAGGCCGTGTGCAGCTTTTAAAGGCCATAGGAGAAACAGGCTCACTTTCTAAGGCAGCTAAATCCTTGGGCTTATCCTATAAAAAAGCATGGCATCTTATAGATTCAGTTAATAAAACGGCGATAAAGCCTGTGACTATAAGTAGTACGGGTGGAAAAGGTGGTGGTGGTGCCGAATTAACCGATTATGGAAAAGCACTCATTATTGCATTTGATGAAATCAATAAGAATTGTTGGGCGTTTTTGGATAAGGAACTGGAAAAAATAAAACAGTTATAA
- a CDS encoding molybdopterin molybdotransferase MoeA, translating to MISIQDAINHVKANSKPLHKSTIKAVEKAGSYILNEDVYALINMPPFRQSAMDGYALNLQDGLTYHLIGEVKAGDHFQPILKKGEAVRIFTGAPVPDTANAVMMQERVKTDGHTISIEHQLSDGHNIRPMGEQVKKGDLALKKDTKLTPAAIGYLSSLGIKKVSVRKKPVIAIVTTGNELIEAGQPLAYGKIYESNSKMLLSALYSLKFYDVTIHKVEDDYEKTRSKLQEVIDNHDLVIITGGISVGDYDFVGKALTDLQVEEIFYKVKQKPGKPLFFGTKNNTHIFALPGNPAAALTCFYIYAYITLQKMMYHDTVELPRIKAKSMSNFIKKGDRPQFLKAVYCDGHVDILEGQSSAMQQTFAISNALVFVPENVEHISKNDTVETILLPV from the coding sequence ATGATTAGCATTCAAGACGCTATAAACCATGTAAAAGCTAACAGCAAACCGTTGCATAAAAGCACCATAAAAGCTGTTGAAAAAGCGGGCAGTTATATTTTAAATGAAGACGTCTACGCACTAATAAACATGCCACCTTTTAGACAATCGGCTATGGACGGATATGCCTTAAATTTACAGGATGGTTTAACATATCATCTTATTGGAGAAGTGAAAGCCGGTGATCATTTTCAACCGATTTTAAAAAAAGGAGAAGCAGTTAGAATTTTTACAGGCGCTCCCGTTCCTGATACGGCAAACGCTGTTATGATGCAGGAACGTGTTAAAACAGATGGCCATACCATATCTATCGAGCATCAATTATCTGATGGTCATAACATTCGTCCGATGGGAGAACAGGTTAAAAAAGGCGATTTGGCATTAAAAAAAGATACAAAATTAACGCCTGCCGCCATTGGGTATTTAAGTTCATTAGGTATAAAGAAAGTTTCTGTTCGTAAAAAACCAGTGATTGCTATAGTCACTACAGGCAATGAATTAATTGAAGCTGGACAACCCTTGGCCTACGGAAAAATATATGAAAGCAATTCGAAAATGCTTTTGAGTGCGCTCTACAGTCTTAAATTTTATGATGTCACCATTCATAAAGTGGAAGATGACTATGAGAAGACACGCTCTAAATTACAAGAGGTTATTGATAACCATGATTTGGTGATTATCACCGGTGGGATTTCTGTTGGCGATTATGATTTTGTTGGGAAGGCACTCACCGATTTACAAGTTGAAGAGATCTTTTACAAGGTAAAACAAAAACCAGGAAAGCCCCTATTCTTCGGAACAAAAAACAATACGCATATTTTCGCACTACCAGGAAATCCTGCAGCAGCATTGACTTGCTTTTATATTTATGCCTATATCACATTGCAAAAAATGATGTATCATGATACTGTTGAACTACCGCGAATTAAAGCAAAATCAATGTCTAATTTTATAAAAAAAGGCGATCGACCACAATTTTTAAAGGCTGTTTATTGTGATGGACATGTTGACATTTTAGAAGGACAAAGTTCTGCCATGCAACAAACCTTTGCCATATCGAATGCCTTGGTTTTTGTACCGGAAAACGTAGAGCATATCTCTAAAAATGATACCGTTGAAACGATTCTATTACCTGTTTAA
- a CDS encoding YifB family Mg chelatase-like AAA ATPase encodes MLKKIFGSAVFGVEATTITVEVNVDSGIGYHLVGLPDNAIKESNYRIAAALQNNGYKIPGKKITINMAPADLRKEGSAYDLTLAIGILAASKQIQAEDLDRYLIMGELSLDGSLQPIRGALPIAVKAREEGFKGFILPVQNAKEAAIVDGLEVYGVDNIKQVIHYFDKGEALDRTVIDTRKEFYKNLDFPEHDFSDVKGQEGIKRCMEIAAAGGHNIILIGPPGAGKTMLAKRLPSILPPMTLHEALETTKIHSVVGRVQAHTGLMAQRPFRSPHHTISDVALVGGGAFPQPGEISLSHNGVLFLDELPEFKRGVLEVLRQPLEDREVTISRAKFTVTYPSSFMLVASMNPSPGGYFNDPNAPVTSSPAEMQRYLSKISGPLLDRIDIHIEVTPVPFEKLSDDRKGETSVDIRKRVTKAREIQTKRFKDSDAVHYNAQMNTKQIRKYCLLDDASKQLLKTAMERLNLSARAYDRILKVSRTIADLEGVDVVNGSHISEAIQYRSLDREGWLG; translated from the coding sequence ATGCTTAAGAAAATTTTTGGTAGTGCCGTATTTGGGGTGGAAGCCACAACCATTACCGTAGAAGTGAATGTAGATTCCGGTATTGGCTACCATTTAGTTGGACTGCCCGATAATGCCATTAAAGAAAGCAACTATCGTATTGCTGCCGCTCTTCAAAATAATGGCTATAAAATTCCAGGAAAAAAGATTACCATCAACATGGCACCTGCCGATTTACGAAAGGAGGGTTCTGCTTACGACCTAACTTTAGCCATTGGTATTCTAGCGGCATCAAAGCAAATTCAAGCTGAAGATTTAGATCGCTATTTGATCATGGGTGAACTATCACTAGATGGTAGTTTACAACCTATTCGTGGCGCATTGCCCATTGCCGTTAAAGCAAGGGAAGAAGGTTTTAAAGGCTTTATTTTACCTGTCCAAAATGCAAAGGAAGCGGCCATTGTTGACGGTCTTGAAGTTTATGGTGTTGATAATATCAAACAGGTAATCCACTATTTTGATAAAGGGGAAGCTCTTGATCGTACGGTTATCGATACGCGTAAGGAATTTTATAAAAATTTGGATTTCCCAGAACATGACTTTTCCGATGTTAAGGGACAAGAGGGTATTAAACGGTGCATGGAAATTGCGGCTGCAGGCGGACATAATATTATTTTAATTGGGCCTCCGGGAGCGGGAAAAACTATGTTAGCCAAACGTTTGCCATCCATTTTACCACCCATGACCTTACATGAAGCTTTAGAAACCACCAAGATTCACTCCGTAGTGGGTAGGGTACAAGCGCATACGGGCTTAATGGCACAACGCCCTTTTAGAAGTCCGCATCATACGATAAGTGACGTGGCACTTGTTGGTGGGGGCGCTTTTCCACAACCGGGAGAGATTTCCTTATCACATAATGGTGTTTTGTTTTTAGATGAATTGCCTGAATTTAAACGCGGTGTTTTAGAAGTGTTGCGCCAACCTTTGGAGGATCGGGAAGTCACTATTTCTCGGGCTAAGTTTACCGTAACATACCCATCCTCGTTTATGTTGGTAGCCAGTATGAACCCCAGTCCGGGAGGTTATTTTAACGACCCTAATGCGCCGGTAACTTCAAGCCCTGCGGAAATGCAACGCTATTTAAGTAAAATTTCCGGCCCCTTGTTAGATCGTATTGATATCCATATTGAAGTGACGCCGGTTCCTTTTGAAAAACTGTCGGATGACCGAAAAGGGGAGACCTCGGTTGATATTAGAAAACGAGTAACTAAAGCCAGAGAAATTCAGACCAAACGTTTTAAGGATTCTGATGCCGTACATTACAATGCGCAAATGAATACCAAGCAAATTAGGAAATATTGTCTTTTAGACGACGCCTCCAAGCAACTCCTAAAAACCGCTATGGAACGTCTAAATCTTTCAGCACGGGCCTATGATCGTATTTTAAAAGTGTCTCGAACCATTGCCGACCTGGAAGGTGTTGACGTGGTTAATGGCTCACACATTAGTGAAGCCATTCAATATAGAAGCTTGGATAGAGAGGGTTGGTTGGGATAA